CGCGATCGCGATTTTGTGGCGCCGGCGCCAGGCAAGAAAGCAGCCCTGCTGATTAAATACGCCAATGAAGCTTTAAAGCAGAAGATCCAGGTCGATATGGAGACGGCCGCTGGTTACGGCATCAGTGTGATGGAATTTTCTTTGGAAAAAGACCCGACGGTTCCCGACAGTGATAAGGTCGAGATTCTGGAGGATCAGGTGACCCTGTGGAATATTGATGGAGCGACGTCACCATCCGCGATTTCTGGAGTGCGACTTAAAATCGTGTTAGATGCGGGATTGGGCCAAAAAACGATCAAAATTCCTGTTAAAAACGATGAGTTGGACTTGAATTCCGTGTTCGTTCCAGCGGGTGTTGAACTTCATTCTATCAGTAAGTTTAACGGCTTTTAATGCAGCGTGAGAAGTGAGGGTCTGGGTGCCCCTTTTATTGAATAAAAAAAGGGCCTAAGATATGAAATTATCATGTCTTTTGTTCATCTTCACGTTCACTCCGAATATTCCCTTTTAGAAGCTGCGGCCCGGGTAAAAGCTATTGCCAAAAAGGCGGCCGCTATGAACATGCCGGCGGTGGCCTTGACCGACAACGGAAACATGTTCGGTGCCGTGGAGTTTTACTTCGCCTGCAAAGATAATAACGTCAAACCTATCTTAGGTTTGGATGCTTATATCGCACCGGGATCGCGTCTTGAAAAAAAACAAGATCGCGATCAGGTGAATGTGGGGCCGCGCCGTTTGGTGTTTCTGGCGCAGAATCTTAAAGGTTATCAAAATCTCAGCAAGCTTTCGACGATCGGTTATCAGGAAGGTTTTTACTGGAAGCCGCGCATCGATTATGAAGTGATCAAAGAATACAATTCAGATTTGATTTGTTTGACTGGGGGCTTACGCGGAGAAGTGGCCGATGCTTTCCTGCGTGAAGGTCCTGATGCTGCCTTGGCAAAAATTCGTCAGCTTAAAGAAATTTTCGATGATCGTTTATATCTCGAAATGTGCCGTACCGGTGTGCGCGAGTGGGATCAGATCAATCCATTCCTGCTTGAAGCGTCCAAGATCACAGGTGTTCCGGTTGTCGCCAGTAACGATGTTCACTACATGACTCAGGATGATCAGATTGCGCAAGAAGTGTTGATCTGTATCGGCACCAATAAAACTTTAAGTGATGAGCATCGTTTCCGTTTGGGCACAGACGAATTCTACTTCAAAAAGCCAGAGCAAATGCAGGAGCTTTTTGCTGATGTGCCCGAGGCCGTTAGCAACACTTTGCAGGTGGCGGAACGCTGTGATGTGAAGTTTAAACTGAAAGATGAAAATGGAAAGCCCATTTACCATCTTCCCACTTTCCCGACGCCTGAAGGTGTTTCCTTAAAAGATGATATTGCCCGCCGTGCGAAAGAAGGTTTGCTGGTCCGCTTTGAAGAGGCCGCCGAACGCGGGGAGGCCGTGCCCGAAGATAAGAAGCCAGAATATTACAGTCGTCTGGATTATGAGTTGGGTATTATTGATCGCATGGGCTTTAACGGTTACTTTCTGATCGTTCAAGACTTCATCGGTTGGGCCAAGGATCATGATATTCCCGTCGGTCCTGGTCGTGGATCGGGAGCAGGTTCTTTGGTTGCCTATTGTTTAAGAATTACAGATCTGGATCCTCTTCCAAACTTCCTTCTTTTTGAACGTTTCTTAAATCCCGAACGTATTTCGATGCCAGACTTCGATATCGACTTCTGTCAGGATCGGCGCCAAGAAGTAATTCGTTACGTGACGGAAAAATATGGCCAGGAATCCGTTTCGCAAATTATCACTTACGGTAAGCTGCAAACACGGGCCGCGCTTAAAGACGTGGGACGTGTTCTGGGTATGCTCTTTTCAGAGGTGGATCAGGTTACCAAACTTATCCCTGATAAATTGGGTATCAGCCTTAAAGAGTCTCTGGAGATGGAGCCTCGTTTAACAGAGATGATGGAAATGAATCCCACCGTCGCCACCTTGGTCGACCTTGCTCAGCGCGTGGAAGGGATGGTGCGAAATGCGGGGATTCATGCCGCCGGTGTGATTATCGGTGACGGACAATTGGTGAAGCATGCGCCTTTATATAAAGGCGCAGATGGCGAGCAAGTCGTTCAGTACGACATGAAGCATGCTGAAAAAATCGGGCTGATCAAATTCGACTTCTTGGGTCTGAAAACCCTGACTCACATCAACATGGCGTTGAAGTTGATTAAGAAAAATCGTGGCAAAGAGATCACCTCAAAGATGATCCCGATGAACGACGCGGCCACTTTTGAGATGATGTCCCGCGGGGACACCGCCGGCGTCTTCCAGTTCGAGGGTGAGGGTATCACCGACGCCACTCGTAAGATCCGTCCATCGTCTTTTGCGGATATCACGGCCATCACATCGCTGTATCGTCCCGGTCCGATGGCAAACATTCCGGATTTTACGGACCGTAAACATGGCAAGGCCCCTGTTGAATATCTGCTTGAAGACACCCGTGAGGTTCTTTCTGAAACTTATGGGATCATGGTTTATCAAGAGCAGGTGATGGGGATCGCTTCGAAGATTGCCGGTTACTCGTTGGGTGAAGCGGATATGCTTCGTCGAGCGATGGGTAAAAAGATCAAAGAAGAGATGGATAAACACCGCGAGCGCTTCATGCAAGGGGCGGTCGAAAGAGGTCATAACAAGGAAAAATCGTCAGAGCTTTTTGATCTGATGTATAAGTTCGCGGACTACGGTTTCAATAAATCTCACGCTGCCGCGTATTCCGTTGTGACGCTACAAACGGCGTGGCTGAAGTGTCATTACCCGGTAGAGTTCTTTGCGGCCCTTCTCAGTACCGAGCTTTCGGATACGGAAAAAATCGTTAAGTACTCTAAGGATGCTGCAAAACGTGGAATTACGGTAAAATCTCCGCATGTAAATTTCTCTGAGTATTTGTTCGGTGCTCATGGCGACGAGATCTATTTCGGTCTTGGCGCGATCAAAGGTGTGGGGCAAGGGGCGGTGGAAGCCATCATTGAGGCACGCAACAGTCTTCCGGATAAAAAGTTTAACTCGTTGGATGAGTTTTTTAATTCTATCGATCTTCGTCGCGTCAATAAAAAGGTGATTGAGTGTTTGATTAAAGCAGGAGCTTTTGAAGGTTTTGGCGGACATCGTGCGCAACTGATGGCGGGATATCAGAAGTATCTTGATCGGGCTCAAGGTCTGCAAAAGGACAAAGAACTTGGACAGGCTTCGCTCTTTGATCTGGGGCCTTCGACGGAAACCAAGGTGACTTTGGAAGAAACCAAACCTTGGAGTCGGACAGCTTCGCTGGCTTACGAAAAAGAAGTCTTGGGTTTCTATCTCAGTGATCATCCTTTGAAGGGCTTTGATACACTTTCTGAAATCTGGACAACGTGCAAGGTGATAGAGCTTCCGGCGCAAATGCCGGCACCAGGTTCGGCGGAAGCCGAAGCGCTAAAGGCCGCAAAAAAAGACTGGAAGAATCGGGACGCGGGCAAAAAGAAAGTGGTGGTCGCAGGACTCATCACCGAGCTTCGCGAGCTTATTACGAAAAAAGGGACGCGCATGGCTTTTGGGAAGATCGAAGATCTGACGGGCGCCTGCGAATTGGTGATTTTCCCAGACTCTTATGCACGATTCGAAGCCCAGCTTCGCGATGAAAGGCCGGTCTTGATTGGCGGCGCACTTGAGGTTGAAGAAGGTGTTGCTAAGATAATGGTAGATAGTGTTTCGCCGATGGAGGACATCCTAAAAAAGACAAAACGTATGGTGCTTCGTCTGGATAAAATTGATCCTGCCGATTATCCCCGTTTACACTCTTTAATGAAGGACTATCCGGGATCGACATCAGTGAGTTTTGAAATCGAGATCCCTGAAGTCAGTCGTCGAGTGTTGATGGACTCGGCGGAAACGATGGGTATAGCTGTGAATAATGAATTCTTTGAAGGTGTGCACTCAGTTTTCGGTCGCACTGATTTTATCGAGTTAAGGAGTTAGTAATGCGTTTGGCTTTTGTGATGGCGGCAGCATGGATGTTCTTTTTAAATAGTCCCGTAAAAGCTCAACAATCTGAATTAATCGATCGCAACTTTACCGGGGTCTCTCAGGAAGCCACTCCGCAGGGGGCTCGTCGTGATATTCAGGATCAGGCTTCGCAGAAAGTTTCCGAAGAAATCATCAAAGAACTTATTGGCGAAGACCGATTTTCTAAGAATAAGTCGTTGATTCAATCGAAGATTATTAAAAATTCGGCTCGGTATATTCCTTTTGCCAAGGCGTCGTCCTTAACTCAGGAAGGAACGGAATACAAAATGTCCGTTTCTTTAAAGGTGTCGTTGCGCGATCTTAAGCAAATGCTTCAGGATAGCACTCTCTTAAACGAAAACGATACTATTCCTGTGGTTCTACCGGTGATCAGTTGGATTGATCGAGTGCAGGGGAAAAGTTATCGCTGGTGGCTTCCGGGCGATAAATCGCAACAGGCTTTTTTAATTAAAGAAGCGCGTATTCTGGAAGAGGCTATGCGCAACTCGTTCCAAAAAAATAACTTCTTCGCGATGAAGCCGATTGACGCCGGTCTGGGAACAGCGGTTCCTGTCGATTTTCAAAATGAGCGTGTGGCGGGCGAAGATGCACAGTTTTTCTCGCAGTATTTTAACGCCCCTTTGTTGATTGATGGTCAGGTCGTTCTGAATAAAACCGACTCTGGTAAAAACTATCGCATCGAGGTGCGGATGACCGCTGTTCAGGTTAGTAACGGCCGCGCTATTGCCGACGTTTCGCGACGCTACGACACTGAAAACGGCAGTTTTGAAAACGTCGTGGATAAAAAGATGCGCGAGGTGATTGAGGCCACTTCCAACGATTTGGCTTCTCAGGTTTTAGAGGCTTGGCAAAGAGGTTCTTTGGGAACTTCGGTGATTCGTTTGACGATTCAGGGTAGAAATACTCTGCCCTTGACGGAAGGTCTGAAGGAAAAGATTCGCTCTCAAATCACACAAGTGAAGAGCATTCGAGAACGCCTGGTAAGTTCTGATTCTGTAAGCTTTGAAGTGGATACGGCCGTTTCGGCGGCGGAGCTAACGGGAAAATTGGAAGCTCTGGATGTTGATGGCAAGAAGCTGTCAAAGGTTTCCGAAAAACAAGATGAAATCGTCTTGAAATGGGCACAATAAGGAGGTGCATATATGAAAAATTTGATTCTGTTTTTTTCCTTATTGGTTCTGGCGGCGTGCACGACAATGGATGGGGCCGGCCCCTCGGTGCGTCGAGAAATTAAAGATGTGAACTACGAGGCGCGCAAAGATGATTCCGCACCTCGCAAACGCTTGATGGTTCTGCCGTTCTTGGATGCCGGTGATAAAAGACCACTTGAGTTGCGTGAACGTGCTCGCAATGCCTTTATTATGGACCTCAATCGTTCTGGTGAGGTGATTGCCCTGGATAGTAAAGACTTGAATCTGGATCTTGCCAAGATGATGGAAGGTGGTCAGTACAAGCTTACGGAAGTGGCTAAAGCGGCGCAAGCGCTGGGGGTTACTGCCGTTCTTGAGGGGAAGATTATTGATATTCGCATTAAGCGCAAGGCAGACAATGTGGGGGTTGTCCGTCATTTGACAACGGCTTTTGAAGTGGTGGCGCAGGTACGTGTGGTCACCGGCCGAGCTGCGCGTGAAGTTTTTAACACTGTGAAAACGGTGACCGTCGAAGAGCAAGGGACTCGCGTCGGCGAAAGAGTGGAGACTGACAAATTTATTTCCAACAATCCCGATATGATCGAAGTCATAGTGAAGGATGCCTTTCTGGACTTCACACCGCAAGTGCTGGCGTCCCTGGATAAGGTTACTTGGGAAGGAAGAATCGCGGCCATCAACGGCGATCGAATTTACTTGAACGTGGGCCGCGTGTCTGGCTTGCAAGTCGGAGATCTTTTGAAAGTCACCGAGGATGGGGACGACATTTATGACCCTGAAAGCGGCGGTCACATCGGCCGAGTGCCCGGTCGTTTGAAGGGAACTCTGGAAGTGATTAGTTATTTCGGTAATGACGGCGCCATCGCAGTTATCCACTCGGGGTCGGGATTTAAGGAAAATGATCGTGTGGAGTTGTACTAGACAACAAAGATCGCATTGTCCCCATGGAAAATGACAGAACTGTTTTTTGCTAAATCGATAAAGGCCCTGGGCTTCATTCTATAAAATGACTATAATGGCTGAAGTGAGACCTTCGGCCATTTTCATTTTTATCGCGATCGCTTTTTGTTCTTCTTTTTCTTGGGCGAAGAAAATAGAAGTCACGGCGCTTTACTGGAGTATGAAAATCGAAGGCCAAGTGGCGATGCGAAAAGGGTTTGAAGAAGAGATCGCCCATTTCAATAAAAAAGGCGATGATAAGATCGTCATTCGCGCGCTGGTGGCTGGCGAAGGACGTAAGGGAATTACTAATCAGGTTCAACAAATGGACGAGGCTCTGAGAGAAAAACCCGCGGCCTTGGTTATTCAACCCACCGATAATTCCGCTTTGGCTCGAGCACTTCAGGAAGCCAATCATCTTAAGATTCCAGTATTCGCTTATGATCAATACATCGTAAATGGTGATCTCACTTTTTTTGTGACCAGTGATAATTATGCCGGAGGACGTGATAACGGCGACTATATACACAGTCTTTTTGATAAGACGAAAGAATTGCGCATTGTTGTTTTTGAATACCCCAAGGTTTCTTCGACGATTGATCGCGTGGACGGTTTTTTTGATGCTCTTCGTGATCAGGGGCGAAGTTTTTCTGTTTTGAAACGTTACGAGGCCGTTGACCCTTCTTCCGGGCAGAAGGCCGCCAAGCAGTTTCTGAAAGACTTTCCACAAAAAGGCAGTGTCGATGTTATTTTAACTGTGAACGACGGGGGAGGTCTTTCTATTGTGAAAGAACTCGATGAAAAAAAACGTCATGAAATACTTCATGCGACCTTCGATGGGGATCCCCTTTCGGTTCAAAACATCAAAAATAAAAAAATCACTGTGATTGATTCGGCGCAGTTTTGCGCGGAGCTTGGACGAGAAACAGCTCGTGAATTGATTGCGCATTTAACCAAGAAAAAGGTCTCGGCGAAAAAACTTATTCCCACCTATCCCGTGACCGAGAAAACACTGGCCCGTTATCCGGGTTGGATGGGGCGGGTTCCGTCGTTTCTGCATCGACGCGAGCTCAAAAGTCCCGACTCTAAACCGCGCGTTTCACCGGATCAAAGAAATATTTTGCGAATCAAGATTGGTGTGGCGCCGTTGTGTCCCTATCTTTGTGAACAGGGGCCTGGAGCTTGGGGTGGTTATATTTATGCCATCTTAAAAGAAGTCGCGAAAGAGCGTGGTTTTAGCTTGGAGCTGGAAAGTATTCCTAATACGCGTCTGTTGGCGGCTCTTCAGGCAGGACGGGTGAACTATATCATTGTTCCTGCCGACATGGTTCGTTACGAAGATCAGATTCGTATTGTGGGGCCGAAGCTTGGAGTGAACTATACCGGCGCGATTTTAGCTCCCGGCGCGAAAGACTCTTTGATTGATGAAAGTCTATTGGCAAATAGAAAAGTCGTTTTTGCAGACATGGGAACTTATCGAGGGGGACCTCGTTTGGCTATTTCGGAAGGTCGCAGTTTCAAACTGACCGGAGCGGATGTTGCGGATCGAATGATTAAAATGATCGGCGATCGTCGTGTGGATGTCGCCTTGGGTGACTATAATGTTCTAAGTTATTCGCTGTTAAAAAAACCGCGAACCGAGCTTCAGCTTTTGCCCACGTCTTTGACGGGATTTAATTCTTTGGTTTTGGTGGGGTCGCCCAAAGAGGCGCACTTTGGATATCTACCTGAATATCTGGAAAGCTGGTTTATCCGCGCTCGTACGGATGGAAGTCTTGAAAAAATTCTTAGTAAATACAATTTAAAAGACTGGAAAGTTTTTGATCCTAAGGCGTTTTAGGAAAGCTCTTTCACCAGATTTTTCACCATGCTTTTAAAAGTTTCGGCTTCTCCGCGAATTCGCGCGACCTGCAGCCCTCCCTGAATGGCGGCAAGAAAAGTGTCGGCGACAATGGGAGGGTTGAGGTCTTGCCGAAAGATTTTGTCTTTCATGCCTTCTTTAATCGTAGCAATAAGCCATTTGCGCTGTTGTAAGTGAAACTCTCGCAGGCGATCCTGAATCTTTTCGGAAAGAGTGTTGAAGTCCGAACATAAAGCTCCTAAAGGGCACACTTTATTATGATCTTTGCCAATTTTGTAAAACATCTGAAGCATTTGCTCCATTTTTTTGTCAGCCGGCAAGCCGTGGATGTTTTGGGCCCACGTCGCATAGGCCTTCTGATAGTCTTCAAGAATGGCCAGGCCCATTTCTTCTTTTGAGGCAAAATAGTAATGCAGACTCGCTTTGCGAATGCCCAGGGCGTCGGCGACGGTTTGAAAGCTAAAACCATTAAAACCGAGGGTTTGCAGGTAGTGACGTCCTAAGCTTAAAGCCTTTGTTTTTGTATCCATGGTTTCCGTCCTTGCTTTGCGAAAGCCTTCTGGGTTATTATCTACCTATTGGTAGGTAGATTCAAGTTTAAAAAGAAACACGAGGAACCATCTATGAAAAACAAAACTATGCGACCTGTCGCCATTTTGGCGGGATCTCGAACCCCTTTTGTGAAGTCATTTAGTCAGTATTCCCGGACATCGAATCGTCAGTTGATGACGGCGACTTTGCAGGATCTAGTGAATAAAACGAATATTCGCGGTGAACTTCTGGGTGATGTCTCTTTGGGGGCCGTGATGAAGAATGCCTCGGATTGGAATCTATCCCGGGAATCTCTTTTAAGTGCAGGGCTGGATCCTCATACTCCGGGTTATGATGTGCAACGTGCCTGTGGGACGGGTCTAGAGACGGCCGCACACATTGCCTTAAAAATTGCCTCGGGTCAGATTGAAAGCGGTATTGCGGGCGGTACGGATACCAATAGCGATATTGCCGGGGTCTTGCCGCATGAACTGTCCTGGATTCTTACCGAGGCGCAAAAAGCTCCGAATGCTCTTGCCCGTATTGCAAAGCTTTCGGAAATAAAATTGGAATATCTCAAACCTCGATTCCCCAACGTGCAAGAACCCCGCACGGGACTATCCATGGGGCAACACACAGAGCTCATGGTTAAAGAATGGAAGATCACGCGCGAAGAGCAGGATCAATTGGCCTTGCAAAGTCATTTGAACGCCGCCAAAGCGTATGAAGCCGGATTTTTTAAGGATCTGGTTTTTGAGTTTAAGGGCGTGAAAAAAGACGTATTCGTTCGCGGCGATACCAGTATGGAAAAGCTGGCAAAGTTGAAACCTGCATTTGATTTTACTGGAACCGGAACTTTAACGGCGGGAAATAGCACGCCTTTAACAGACGGAGCTTCGGCCGTTCTGTTAAGCAGTGAAGAGTGGGCTAAAGCCCACGGACTTCCCGTGCAAGCTTATTTGGTGGATACAGATTATGCGGCCGTGGATTATGTAAATGGTGAAGGTTTATTGATGGCCCCGACGCGCGCGGTGGCGAAAATGCTTCGCAGAAACAACCTCAAACTTCAGGATTTTGATTTTTATGAAATTCACGAAGCTTTTGCCGGTCAGGTACTTTGTACTCTGAAGGCTTGGGAATCTGATGAATACTGCCGTAAACACCTTGGCGAGTCTCAGGCTCTGGGTTCCATTGATCGCGCTAAATTGAACGTCAACGGTGGCAGTCTGGCGTTAGGTCACCCCTTTGCCGCAACCGGCGGAAGAATTCTGGCCAGTCTTGCAAAAATGCTGGCGCAAAAAGGTTCGGGCCGCGGTTTGATTTCTATTTGTACCGCTGGTGGTATGGGTGTGGTGGCCATCGTAGAAAGATAATTATGGAAGTTTCCTTGGCGAAAAAGTTGAAGATCGCATGGCTTCGTTTTGTTTCCCGGGTTTTTCCCAAACTTGCGGCGCAGACGGCATTGGATCTTTTTCTGACGCCGCAAAGAGTTCCACGTCCTTCTTCTGAAATGGAATGGTTTGCTTCCGCTAAGAAATACATTCTTGGTGGAGGCATTGCCGCCTATGAATGGGGGGCCGAAAAAGCCCCTCTGGTTCTTTTGATTCATGGATGGAGTGGGCGAGGAACGCAGATGGCTGCCTTCGCGGAACCATTAGTAGCCGCCGGCTATCGCGTGGTGGCTTTGGATGGACCTGCGCATGGGGCATCGCTGGGAGTTCAGACCAATGTTGGAGATTACTCTCAATTTCTTCTTGATGCGCAAAAGGAACTCGGATCTTTTGCGGCTGTGATCGCCCATTCATTTGGGGCAGGTTGCTCGGTGTTGGCCGCCGCCAAAGGGCTTCGTGTTGAAAAATTGATTTTAGTCGCGGGTCCGTCCCACTATCAAAAAGTCATTAATCATTATTTTAAATTTATCCAAATGCATACCAAGGCGGAAAAATATTTTATTGAAATGCTCGCTGAAAAAGCCGGCATTTCTCCTTATGATATGGATGTCGGGGCCATTGGAAGTCAACTGCACGTGAAGTCTTTGATTGTACATGATCGTGACGACCGCGAAGTTCGTTTCACCGCCGCCGAAGAAATCCAAAAGTTGTGGCCTCAGGTTGGTATTTTAGAGACTCAAGGATTGGGACATCGACGTGTTTTGAAAGATGCCCAAGTTATTGAAAAAGTCGTGCGCTTTATTCAATCAGGAAAGATATAAAAAAAAGCGCCTCAGGGAGGCGCTTTTGTCTTTACACAGTCGCGTGAACGCGGTGTGTGTCGTCCATGTCGTCAAGATAATTCAAAAACTCTTCGACGTCTTTTCTTTGCTCGTCGTTAAGTTCAGTGATGTTCTTTGCTTTGTAAGAAAGTTCCGCAGTCGTCACTTTCCAGCCGCGTTTCACCAAGGCATCACGAACCGCATCGAGATCGTCTGCATTGGTGAAGAACTCGTAAGAGCCGTCGTCATTTTTACTGACTTCATTAGCGCCCGCTTCGATAGCTTCTTCGTCCGGATCGAAGCTGCCGGCTTTTTCGCCTTCAAGCAGTCCTACGCGATCAAACATCCAGGCTACGGAACCGACCTCACCCATGTTGCCTTCGTGAGATTTGAAGGCATGGCGCATATCCGGGGCTGTTCTGTGTTTGTTGTCGGTCTGGCATTCAACGATCACGCCCACGCCGTGCGGTCCGTAACCTTCATAGGTGATCTCTTCAATCACCTTGCCGTCATCCAAAAGACCCGCGCCTTTTTTGATCGCGCGTTCAATCGTATCATTGGGGCAAGAGACTTTTTTTGCCGCTTCAATGGCAAGACGAAGACGGGAGTTGGCTGCGGGGTCAGGGCCGCCGGCTTTTGCCGCCACGGCGATCTCTCTGGCTAATTTTGTGAAGATTTGTCCCTTTTGTTGGGCTTTCTCTACTTTACCCGCAGTTTTCCACGATTTTCCCATATAACTCCATCTGGTGTTTTTTTACTTTTTCCAGAGCTCTATTGCAGCAAATCACTAATTATTTGGCAACTTTGGGAGCAGGATGTAAAAGGCCCTATGTTCAGTTTTTCCACCCCCGACATTTGGGAAAAGATCAAAAACATCGAAAAATCCTGCGAAGAGGCGCTAAAGCTTCAGTCGCCAGGCTTTGTTCCTGAAGATCCGGCTCGGGATGTCCTCACTTTGCACCCAAAACTTCATCCTCCCAAAAAAGGCTTCTCCACGGTGGAAGGACAGGCCCGGATGCTGCATGATTTAGCCAGTATTGAACTGCAAGCCATGGAGCTGGGGGTTCGTACTTTGGTGGAATTTCCCGAGGCTCCCGTGGGCTTTCGCGAAGAGCTGTTGGCTGTCACGGTTTCCGAGGCGCAACACCTCAGAATGTGCCTTGAAGGTATCGAGTCGTTGGGGTTTAAATGGGGTGACTGGCCGGTGCACTTGGCGTTGTGGAAAGCGGTCAGTCAAGAGGATTCTCTTTTAGATCGCATTTTGATCGTGCATCGCTATTTGGAAGGCAGTGGGCTGGATGCAGGAGACACGTTGATTCGCCGTCTTGAGGGAACTGCCGGGAAGCAAACCATCCAAAAAATCGTGAAGCAGATTAACTTTGAAGAGATCGGCCATGTGGATTTTGGGTCACGATGGTATCGGGAAATATGCAAAGCCGATAAGAGGGACCCTAACACCGATTTCCCGCAACGGATGGATGCACTTCGTATTCGTTTGCCGAAACGAATTGAGCCCCTCAATCACGACCTAAGAAAAAAAGCGGGTTTCACCGATGAAGAAATCGCGTACTACGAAAATCTGCGTCTGGATTTCTTAAAACCCGCGAAGTGAATTATTCCCAGGCACGGATATAAGAAATCGAAATAGAGGCGTAGCTATTAAACTCGCTTCTTTCTTCAAACTCAGGCGATACGGTCACAAATCGCCATGAATAACTCCAGTGGGAAATCTGCAAGGCATAGCCAAATTCCGTTTCCGCGTTAAAAGGATATTTGGTGACGCGATGACTGTCGTGAATAGTATTACCGTCAAGGAAGATGTTATGAGCGACGGCATTTCCTCGGATTCCGGCGAAACCATAAAGTCGCCAAGGAAGATTTTGCTTGCCGATTTTAAGATTTAAAAGTGACTCGCCGTCAACAGACGACAGGCTTGATGCACCAAAATCATCGGGCAGGCGAATTCCCGCTCGGACCAAGGCGCCGATGTGGGCCCCGATAAGAACGTTTCCAAAAGAAAGACCGGTCGAGGGAATGAAATCAAAAACTCTTCCTGACTCCGTTTCTATTTCATAAAAACGAATCTTTTGATTGTAGTTCAATTGTAAAGTGGGCTCAGTGGCTAATTGGTTGTCCCAGCCATTGGCGGTCGGAACTTTAATAAGGTCGTGAAATCCATTTTGCGCCTGTTCGCCCAAGGCACCAGGGCCAATCAAACCAATATCCAATTCCAGATTGTGACTGTGTGAAGGTGTTTTTAAATTGGCGGACAAGGCGACATACAGCCAGGCGGCGTAGGGACGATCGTTAAGAATAAGTTCTGAAGTGTCCGTGTTGTCGGGCGTAAACATTTGTTGCGCAATAGAGATCCCGAAGTTCGTGGTCGATTTATCTCGTTCGTATTTGAAGCGATCTGACCAACCGATCAAAGGTGGCACCCAGAGCGGCTCAAGGTCTTCGGCATACTGATAGCTGAAGCGAATCCCACTGGTGTAATCGCTGTCAGTATTAGGTCCCCCCAGGCGTCGGGTGTCGTTTTCGACGTAAACGGAAAAGGATTCTCCGTAAGGTTTTGTTGGCGGTGGGGGTGTAGCCGAGTTCTCGGCCTGACTGTCCAGGCTTAGCAAAAGAAAGCTAAACAAAAAGACCGGGAAAAGTTTAATCAAGGCTTTCATCCTCTTCCACGAAACGCCATTTTCCTTCAGGCAGTTTTCCGAGCTTTAAGTTTCCAACACGCACGCGTTTTAAACCGGTCACTTTCAACCCGACAAGCTCGCACATCCGACGGATCTGGCGTTTCTTGCCTTCACGCAGGATAAAACGCAACTGATCTTCATTGATCCATTCGACTTTAGCCGGCTTTAGCGCCTTGCCATCTAAAGACAAACCGTGATTCAGAAGTTTTAACTTTTCCGCAGGCAGTTTGCCTTCCACGCGGACGATGTACTCTTTTTCAACTTTGG
This portion of the Bdellovibrio sp. ArHS genome encodes:
- a CDS encoding alpha/beta hydrolase — protein: MEVSLAKKLKIAWLRFVSRVFPKLAAQTALDLFLTPQRVPRPSSEMEWFASAKKYILGGGIAAYEWGAEKAPLVLLIHGWSGRGTQMAAFAEPLVAAGYRVVALDGPAHGASLGVQTNVGDYSQFLLDAQKELGSFAAVIAHSFGAGCSVLAAAKGLRVEKLILVAGPSHYQKVINHYFKFIQMHTKAEKYFIEMLAEKAGISPYDMDVGAIGSQLHVKSLIVHDRDDREVRFTAAEEIQKLWPQVGILETQGLGHRRVLKDAQVIEKVVRFIQSGKI
- a CDS encoding lipid A deacylase LpxR family protein, which produces MIKLFPVFLFSFLLLSLDSQAENSATPPPPTKPYGESFSVYVENDTRRLGGPNTDSDYTSGIRFSYQYAEDLEPLWVPPLIGWSDRFKYERDKSTTNFGISIAQQMFTPDNTDTSELILNDRPYAAWLYVALSANLKTPSHSHNLELDIGLIGPGALGEQAQNGFHDLIKVPTANGWDNQLATEPTLQLNYNQKIRFYEIETESGRVFDFIPSTGLSFGNVLIGAHIGALVRAGIRLPDDFGASSLSSVDGESLLNLKIGKQNLPWRLYGFAGIRGNAVAHNIFLDGNTIHDSHRVTKYPFNAETEFGYALQISHWSYSWRFVTVSPEFEERSEFNSYASISISYIRAWE
- a CDS encoding acetyl-CoA C-acetyltransferase, which produces MKNKTMRPVAILAGSRTPFVKSFSQYSRTSNRQLMTATLQDLVNKTNIRGELLGDVSLGAVMKNASDWNLSRESLLSAGLDPHTPGYDVQRACGTGLETAAHIALKIASGQIESGIAGGTDTNSDIAGVLPHELSWILTEAQKAPNALARIAKLSEIKLEYLKPRFPNVQEPRTGLSMGQHTELMVKEWKITREEQDQLALQSHLNAAKAYEAGFFKDLVFEFKGVKKDVFVRGDTSMEKLAKLKPAFDFTGTGTLTAGNSTPLTDGASAVLLSSEEWAKAHGLPVQAYLVDTDYAAVDYVNGEGLLMAPTRAVAKMLRRNNLKLQDFDFYEIHEAFAGQVLCTLKAWESDEYCRKHLGESQALGSIDRAKLNVNGGSLALGHPFAATGGRILASLAKMLAQKGSGRGLISICTAGGMGVVAIVER
- a CDS encoding DUF455 family protein, with product MFSFSTPDIWEKIKNIEKSCEEALKLQSPGFVPEDPARDVLTLHPKLHPPKKGFSTVEGQARMLHDLASIELQAMELGVRTLVEFPEAPVGFREELLAVTVSEAQHLRMCLEGIESLGFKWGDWPVHLALWKAVSQEDSLLDRILIVHRYLEGSGLDAGDTLIRRLEGTAGKQTIQKIVKQINFEEIGHVDFGSRWYREICKADKRDPNTDFPQRMDALRIRLPKRIEPLNHDLRKKAGFTDEEIAYYENLRLDFLKPAK
- a CDS encoding YebC/PmpR family DNA-binding transcriptional regulator, producing the protein MGKSWKTAGKVEKAQQKGQIFTKLAREIAVAAKAGGPDPAANSRLRLAIEAAKKVSCPNDTIERAIKKGAGLLDDGKVIEEITYEGYGPHGVGVIVECQTDNKHRTAPDMRHAFKSHEGNMGEVGSVAWMFDRVGLLEGEKAGSFDPDEEAIEAGANEVSKNDDGSYEFFTNADDLDAVRDALVKRGWKVTTAELSYKAKNITELNDEQRKDVEEFLNYLDDMDDTHRVHATV